The Macaca nemestrina isolate mMacNem1 chromosome 15, mMacNem.hap1, whole genome shotgun sequence genome segment TTTGTCTTAAAAATGGACCACTGTTTACACTATTTCCTTCACCTGATTTCTTTCCCTCTCAATTAATTTTGGTATAAGGATATGATGGGACACATTATGTACAACATACACAATAGTCCTTCTTGGGGTGGAGTTCACTGGGAATGTCTTCCCATCTAATACATGACATGGTAGGATGTTTTTGAATGACAGCATCCATCATCAACTGTAATGCAGAGGCATTTTCATCCACACCAGTTTCCTCTTCGAATTAGGCATTGTGAGTTTACCAATCTAAATCAACTTCAAAGAAATTCTGTGAGAAAAGCTCTTGTCTTTTCCATGCATGTCCTCTATGCTAGAGTGTTTTGTCTTTGATATGGACTCAACCACTGTTTCAAAAGTAGTTTTCTGAAGTCATCAACAGACGAACGGATCTGTGTAAGGGGGCAGCAGAATTGATCTGATCCTCATAGCATCTTCTTTTGTCTCATTACAGATTTTACCATCACCTGTCCTGGGTACGTACCTTgaactaactcattttatgagaaacAAATTTGCTGGCTTGAATATATAGAAACCTTAATCTGGATTCCTGTTAAAAAATGTTGGGGGTCTGTTGAGAGCAAATGATTTTGCAAGTGTATAGGTATGACCAGAGGGGCTGTAGAAATGTGTGTGAACCCAGAGGACCAACCAGGAGATTTTGTGTGAGCCAGTGAGTCTTCACCGGGAGGAGAAGTGAGTGTACCTCTCACTGACTTATCCTGATGTTGGTGGTTTTAAAGAGTGGATTTTGGAAAATCTCAGCAGGGAAGAGGATGCCTTTCCAAGACTTCAGATGGGGTCTAATAAAACAGCATTTCCAAGAACCTTCATGTTATACCTTCTGCTTGGGAGGCTTAGGGAGggtgtagaaagagaaaaaggaaaagtaaatataaGCCACGTTTGTTATTTTCAGACTTTAATGTCATCATCATGAGGAGTACTATGTTCATGGGCTTTTGAGTATCCTGTATTTTCAATCACCTCTTCTTGGTTTATtatttaaagatgattttttGGAGAATACCTGCTCTTTTCTGCCTGTGCCACTGCAAAATGTCACAGCCTTTGGTTTGGGACATAGTTCTGTGACAGGCAGTTACTTAATCCTGAATATAAAACTCTTCTGCAGTGTGCCCAGATACATAGGAGAGGTTGATCCACACCTTATGAACTTAGGTTTCATGGCAGGACATTCATTTGTCTGTCCTTGCTGTTTACCTCTGGTATCATGCTCCCTGGGCATGGAGGACAGAATGAAAATTCACTGTGGGCTCACTGAAAAGCTCCAGTGTCTTCGAAATGGAGGGAGAAACACAGCCTTGAGCACACTGTCAGCATTCCGTTTCTTCATGTGAATGAGAATATGCAGTTTTACCATCATTTGTGGAAGTtgttttcctttccccattgtgtattcttggcacctttgttgaagatcagctgACTCTGTATGTATGCATTTAATTCTGTGCTCTCAATTGTATATCTGTGATACTTATGGGTGTCCCCCACAGTAGAAGCATGGTgtctgaatttttctgttttttttttaatttttttatttttagatttcaatCTCATGAATGTGCATCTTTCAACACTATTCTTTTTCAATATTGCCATGGCTATTTGAGGCACATAAAAGTTCATTAAAATCTTAGgattatcttttccatttctgcacaGATGGCTATTGCCAGTTTGGTAGCAGTTGTTGTTAGTCTGTAGATCATGTGTGTAGTATTGTGTGTTACTTAGGTttagtcttcctatccatgaatatgGGAAGCCTTTCAACTTACTTGTATGTTCTTTACTttctagaatctttatgttgACATCTGATTAGTTAGATTTAATGTGACTGATATgaatttgtgatttctttttttgtttttttgtttttgagacagagtctcactctgtcaccataCAGGCATACAGgtgtgcagtgatatgatctctgctcactgccacctccacctcctgggttcaagtgattctcctgccttatcctcctgagtagctgggtccacagatgcatgccaccacatccagctaatttttgtaattttagtagagatgtgattttaccttgttggccgggatggtcttgatctcttgacctcatgatccacccaccttggcctccctaagtgctaggattacaagcatgagccactatgccggGCCAAATTTGTAtcttttgccaatattttgtctGTCTGAATGATTAtgcatcaaataaaaaatattatgtatgCTAGTTAACCAAAAATCACCCCCATACTCAGGGACATTTTTTCATGAATTTGCTCATTTTCTATTGGTATACATTTCCTCATTTCAGTAGCTCATGTATATTTGAACCTGGAAACTTATCCTCATGGCAGAAAGTTTTTAGAGTCATGTCTCTCAGCTTCACTGGTGTAGGTTGCGCAGGCTGTGTGAGCTTGGCCTGTTTGAATGAAGCCTGATCTTTAGCGAATCTCCTGAGGGAGAGTGACACAGAGCTGCTGAAGCCCGTGATCACAGGAACCCAAAAAATTGTATGCACACACCATGGTTCCAGAAGAAGACTTACAAAGAGGAAATCatgactatttttaattttagcattttaataattaattttttaaatgacctctatgaaaaagaaattgtgaTCCAtctggtgcagtgactcatgcctgtaatcccagcactttgggaggctgaggtgggcagattatgaggtcaggagatggagaccatcctggctaacatggtgaaatcccatctttactgaaaatacaaaaaaaattagccaggcgtggtggcgggtgcctgtagtcccagctacttcagagtcTGAAgtaggagaatagtgtgaacccgggaggtggagcttgcagtgagccaacatcgtgccacagtactccagcctggatgacagagtgagactccatttcagaaacaaacaaactaacaaatgaacaaacaaacaaacaaacaaaactgtgtGATCAGTAGAACAGAGTAATTTGGTTAAAATTGAATCCTTTTCACCAATAAATTAAGTAATTAATCCTTTAAAACAGATGCTAGATGTAGTACCAGCATAATTGGGTGCTAATGTACTTACACAGTCTTGAATACGTTAAGAAAATGCTGTTTGTTTCGTAGAGTTTCAAAACATTTGAGATGGAGGAAGGCACTCGTCCATTGACCCTTAGTGTGtgctttatttccattttggGTTGACTGTTTTGTGTTGCTGCATGATGTCTTTAGTACAAGGCCAAGGCCTCCATGTCTCATGTCTTTCCTGATCCCCTCCTTTGCCATCCCTCTTCCACTCAGGGGAATAGCCCAGCATCAACTCAGTCCATGCTTGTTAATCAACCACCTCCATACACCACATCCAGAAAAGCTCCCTGAGTGACTCACAGTCACCAACCATCGGTGCACTGATCTTTCTTGTGTCCTTCCAGCTTTTTCTATGGACAACCTGAGTTTAGTATGCCTACCACCAAGTGAAGATGATGACtggggtgatgatgatgatgatgatgatgatggtgatgatgatgtccAGGTAAGAACACCTTTCTTTGTCTTGTAAGGAAATGTTGGTTTTCTGATGTGAGAAACAAACTCACcagtccaaacccaaagaatggactcagggagctgaaaaacagcaagagtgagattttctttccttttttttttttttttttttttctttttgagacagagtctcactcagttggccaggccggagtgcagtggtgcaatctcagctccatctcctgggctcaatgaattctcctgccacaacctcccgagtagctgggattacacacatgtgtccccatgcccagctaatttttgtattgttagtggagatggtgtttcagcatgttggccagactggtctcgaactccggacctcaggtagtctgcccacctcagcttcccaaagtgttgggattacaggtgtgagccactccacctggcagaaagtgagacttttaatgaCAGTGTTGCAAGATCTGGTGTCTGATGGGCAGACACACCCAGCACACTTTCCACAAGCAATTTATCTCCTAGTGTGCATTTCCCTCCCCTGGTTCCTCATAGGCTGAGAACTGTGGGGTCACAATCTTCCCAGGTGTTGCCTATTGATTTTTGGGGAGAGACTTTAGATATTTTTCTAGGGTTGTCTTACTGCATTTTGTTGCAGCCCACAATGCATTGCTATCCTAGTCAGCTCAGGGGCACTTCAAGTATTTGACTTATGACCTAAATAGCTGGCCAGGCTGAGAACAGACAAAACGAGCTATTTTCCATGCTAGTAAACTTTCATCTTAGACTAATCTTCTTTGGTTGAAGTGAGGGCAACTAAATGGGGAGGTGAGGGGTCCCAATGAGCAGTTATTGCCCATCCAATCAGGAGCCTGGCATATCCTATTTCTTCTATCCTTTGCTGAACTAGACCAGTTCAAGGCACTTTGTGTTAAAAATGGACCACTGTATACATTGTTTCCTTCatctgatttctttccttctcaattAAGTTTGATATAAAAATATGACAAGGCACATTATGTACGACACACACTATTCTCTTTGTgaggatggagttcagtggcagTTTCCTTTCATCTAATACACGACACACTAGGATGTTTTGAAGGACAGCATCCATCACCAACTGTAATGCAGAGACATTTTCCTCCACACCAGTTTTTCTCCTTGGATGAGGCATTGTGCATTTACCAACCTAAATCAACGTCAAGGATAAATTTTGTGGGAAAAGCTCTTGTCTTTTCCATGAGTGTCCTCTATTCTAGAATGTTTGGCCTTTGACTTTGACTTTGACTCACCACTGTTTCACAGGTAGTTTTCTGAAGTCATCAAGAGACTCACAGATCTGTGTAAGGGGTGCAGCAGAATTGATCTGATCCTCATGGCATCTTCTTTTGTCTCGTTGCAGATTTTACCATCACCTGTTCTGGTTACATACCTTGAACTAactcactttctgagaaacaaactTGCTGGCTTTAATATATAGAATCCTTAATCTGGGTTCCTGTTAAAAAATATTGGGGGTCTGGTGAGAGTTAATGATTTTGCAAGTGTATATGTATGACCAGAGGGGCTGTAGAAATGTGTGTGAACCCAGAGGACCAAGCAGGAGATTTTATGTAAGCCGGTGTGTCTTCACCTTGGGGAGGAGAAGTGAGTGTACCTCTCCCTGACTTATCCTGATGTTGGTGGTTCTAAAGAGTGGATTCTGGAGAATATCAGCAGGGAAGAGTATACCTTTCTAGGTAGGTAAGAAGATTTCACGTGCAGTCTAATAACACAGCATTTCCAGGAGCCTTCATGTTATacctgctgcttgggaggctgagggagggtgtagaaagagaaaaagaaaaagtaaatgtagGTGAAGTTTGTTCTTTTGAGTTGATGAGATTTTGAGTATCCTGTGTTTTTGATCActtcttcttatttattatttaaagatgATCTTTCTAGAACAcctgctctttcctgcctctgccactgcaAAATCTCAAAGCCTTTAGTTTAGGACAGAGTTAATGCTGGAGACAAAATTCTTCTGTGGTGTGCCCAGAGGCATAGGAGAGATTGATCCTCACCTTATGAACTGTTAAGTTTCCTGGCAGCAcactcatttgtctgtttttccctGCTTACCTCTGGTATCAAGAGCTCTTCCTGGGCATGGAGGACAGAATGAAAATTCAATCTGGGCTCAGTGCAAAAGCTCCAGTGTCTTGGAAATGGAGGGAGAAGCACAACCTTGAGCACACTGTCAGcattctatttcttcatttgaatGAGAATATGCAGTTTTACCATCATTTGTTGAGGAGGCTTTCCTTTCCCCCCATTGTGTATTTTTGAcacctttgttgaagatcaatttACTGTATATGTGTGCATTTAATTCTGGGCTCTCTATATCTGTGAAACTTATGAGTGCCCCTATGCTAGAAACATACTctctatatttctgtattttgtgtgtgtgtgtgtgtgtgtgtgtgtgtgcgtgtatttcAATCTCATGAACTTGCATCCTCTAACACTTTTTTTAACGTCATCATGGTTACATAAGGcacataaaattcattaaaattgtaGGATTATCTTCCATTTCTGCACAGATGGCTGTTACCAGTTTGATAGTAATTGTTGTGAGTCTGTAGATCATTGTGTAGTATTGTGTGTTAGTCAGGTttagtcttcctatccatgaatacAGGATGCCTTTCCACTTATTTGTACCTTCCTTATTTGCTAGAATCTTCATGTTGACAGCTGATAAGTTAGATTTAACATGACTGATAAAAATTTTTGATTTCCTATACCAATATTTTGTATGTCTGAataggcatatatatatgtatgtatgtatatatatatatatatggagagagagagagagagagacagagagagagagagatggaggttcactcttcttgcccaggctggagtgcaatggcatgatctcggctcactgtaatgtctgcctcccaggatcaagcaattctcctgcctgagactcctgagtagctgggattacaggcgctcaccaccatgcctggctaactttttgtatttttagtagacacggggtttcaccatgttggccacgctggtcatgacctcctgacctcaggtcatccacctgcctcagcctcccaaagtgctgggattacaggtgtgagccaaagtACTCggccaaaaaaataatttttatgtaagctAGTTAACTAAAAATCATCCCCATACTCGTGTACATTTTTTcatgaatttgttcatttctattgGTATACATTTCCTCATTTCAGTAGATAATGTGTATTTGAACTTTTAAACTTATCTTCATGGCAGAAAGTGGTCAAAGTCACGTCTCTCAGCTTCACTGGTGTAGGTAGAGCTGGCTGTGTGAGCTTGGCCTGTTTGAATGAAGCTTGATTTTTAGGGAATCTCCCCAGGGAGAGTCACACAGGGGGTGCTGAAGCTCCTGATCACAGGGCCCCAAAAGGGTGTGTAGAAGTCATTCCAGAAGACTTATAAATGGGAAATCATGACTATTTTTAATTGTAGCATTTtaatactgaatttttaaatgatctctATGAAAATGAATGTGTGATTAATAGAATAGAGTAATGTGGGTAAAATTGAGTCCATTTCACCCCTAAAATAGGCTTTTAATCAAGTAATAAATCCTTTAAAACAGATGCTAAATGTAGTATCAGCATGATTAGATTCTAGTGTACTGACACGGTCTTGAATACACTAAGAAACGGCTGTTTGTTTAGAAGAGTTTCAAAACATTTGAGAGGCAGGAAGGCACTCTTCCATTGACCCTCAGTGTGCATTTTAGTTCCATTTTGGGTTGACTGTTTTGTGTTGCTGCCCGATGCCTCTAGTACAAAGCCAAGGTCTCCATGTCTCATGCCTTTCCAGCTCCCCTCCTCTGCCATCCATCTTCCACTCAGGGGAATAGCCCAGTATCAACTCAGTCCATTCTTGTATATCAACCACCTCCATACACCACATCCAGCAAAGCTCCCTGAGTGACTCACAGTCACCAACCACCGGTGCACTGATCTTTCCTCTAGGTCCTTCCAGCTCGTCCTGAGGACGGCCTGTTTTTAAGATGCTCACCACAATGcaaagatgaagatgatgatgatggtgatgttgattgtgatgatgatgatgatgatgatgatgtccaGGTAAGATCCCCCTTTTTTGTCTTCTACATCAATGTTGCTTTCCTGATTCTTTACTTCTCAATTAATTTTGATTTGAAAACCTGGCAATGTACATTACGTACACTGTACACTATTGTCTTTGTGGGGCTAGAATTCAGTCAGCATGTCTTCCCAACTGATACATGGTACACTATGCTGCTTTTAAATGACAGCATGCATTATCAACTGCAATACTGAGGCATTTTCCAGAATACCAGTTTTCCTCCTTGGATGAAGCATTGTGCATTTGCatatcaaattaaatttaaaggtaaATTCTGTGAATAGAGGTCTTGTTTTTCTATAGCTATCCTCTGTGCTAGTCTTTGGGGATTTTGACCTATGGCTCAATCACTGTAATACCTTCTGGTTTTTTATCATTGTCAAGAGAATAACAGATCTGTGTGAAGCGCACAACAGAATGTGATTctcataatgttttcttttatataattgcAGATAGGAGCTTGGAAAGGAAACGGTATGTACCATGAAATAACTCACTTCCCGAGGGAAAAACTTGCTAGCTTCATTGTATAGAAACCTGTTTCTGGGTTCCTGCTGGGAAACAGGCTTGGGATTCTCGTGAAAGTGATTTTGCCAGTATAGAACTCTGGCCCAAGAAGCTGTAGGAAGGTTTGTCAATCCAGAAGAAAGATTAGGGGATCAGGTAAGAAGCAGCTTGGCATGGGAGAAAAGCCCATCATTCAGCTTCAGCTAACGTAGGAGGAGTGGGTGAGTCACACTCTCTAATGACTTATCCTGGTGTTTTTGTTTCTAAAGACTTGATGCTGGAGAGCATAAGTGATGTGGAGACTCATTCAGGTAGGGAACTACGTGCCAGTAAAAACCCAATGGGAAAAGTTTCCCAGGAGCCTCCAGGTTATCCCTGCTGATTGTGAGGAGGGGCTGAAGGAGGGGGTATGAAATCAGAAGGAAAATGTAAATGTGTGTGAGGTCTGGCTTGTTGTTTTCAGTTTCTTGGCATCATGGTAAGAACTGTCTGTATGGGCTATGAGGGTGCTGCGTTCATGAGAGATTCTCTTTGCAGTCCAcctgctcttttctttttgtggaacATCAGAGCCTTTGGTTTAGATTAGTCAACACTCCTTGGGATTGGTTATAAGGGGTGTAGGCTTAAGCACTGGGTGTCATCTGTGATGAAGGGAATCTGGGGGACACAGCTCTCTCACAGGCATTTCCTGGAACCTAGAGACACAGTTCTTCTGCTGTGTGCCACGGGGAAATGGAGAATCACCCTCTGAACTTTCAGGACTTGTTAGTGCACATTCATGTTTCTGTCCTCACTGTGCGCTCCTGGTTTAAAGAGATCTCCCGGGGTGGACGACGGGGTGAATATTCACTCTAGGCTCACTGGTAAAACTCCAGGCTCCTTTGAAGGGCGGAGGAAAGTTTGATCTTGAGCACATTTCCAGCCTCCACTTCCAACCCAGTCACAGATTCTGAGCTGAGGCTTCTTTCTCCCCAGTTCTCTAATTTTGGGGGAAGCCAAGAGTTCCCACAAAAGATAGTATCACACTATTTCCTGTCTTCAAAAATTTGgctttggttttgttctgtaagtTGACATTCATCACTCAAGTTctagactttttgtttgtttctttctttcttttttcttttttttgagtatTTGGATTGCTGTTCTTGCCTTGGTTTGCTAAACATAATAAGCCCCAGGTCTATCCATGCTGCTTAGGACATGATTGTGTGTTCTTCTTCTGGCTGTGTAGTATTGTGTGATGTGTAtgcaccacattaaaaaaaaaaaaaaaacaaacctcaaatCCACTGTTGCTGGTCACCTAGGACGCTTCCACATCTTTGTTCTTGTGAATGGCATGGCCATGAATGCGGGAGAGCATGTGTcttttgatagaatgatttattgtcttttgggtagataccaagtgtcgtggaattgctgggtctgatggtagttctgttttaagttttttgagaatctCTCAACTGGTTTCCATAGTGTGAACTAGTTTTCACATTGACCAAGAGTGTAGCAGCGTTCCCTTTCCTTTGCTGCCTCACCAGCATGTTGTTTTGACTTTGGAAAATTACCCATTGTGACCAacatgagatgatatcttattgtgttTGGGAGTTGCATTGCACTGAGGttgtgcattttttcatgttggttGATCACTTGaacgtcttctttttttttttttttgagacagtatctcactttgttgcccagactggagtgcagtggtgcaatcttggctcactgcaacctctgcctcctgggttcaagtgattctcctgcctcagcctcctgagtagctgggattacagacaactgtcaccacgcccacctaatttttgtatgtagataaggggtttcaccatgttggccaggctggtctcgaactcctgacctcaggggatccacccacctcagcctcccaaagtcctgggtttacaggtgtgagccaccgtgcctgagtAGCAGTGATTGTTTTTGTAAGGTAAAGTCAATAACAAAAACTAGAGTTTTTGACTTCTGTTGTTGGAAgtggttttttttctatttttctcttttgtctgttGTTTGCTTTTATATCCTGTGAGCTTAGATTCAGGTTTTCCTCAACTTAAACTCACTCTGTGTTTTCCTGCAGCAGTATTATGCTTTTAGGTCTTGTGTTTAGGGTTTAATGTATTTCgagtttgtgtttgtgtattgTATAACGTCAACgtcttatttcattcttttgtatgtggctaTCCAGTCATTTCAGACTGCTCAATTGAACAGACTGCTGACTCCTCATCTCATCCTTTTTCCCCTTGGGGACACAGTCCcactcatgctgtcacccagactggagtgcagtggtgagatctcagctctctgccacctccgcctccttgcttcgagtgattctcctgcctcatcttcccaagtggctgggattgctgctgtgcaccaccacacctgactaatatcttttgtatttttactagagataggatttcaccattttggccaagctggtctgaaactcctgacctcaagagggCCACCCAACTCGGTCTCTGAAACTGCTGGAAGtactggtgtgagccacagcacatGGCCTCATTGCATCTTCTAGGCATTCTTTGAAAAAGAATGTGTTGACTGCAGGTATGTGTTTAGATTCTCTTAAGTCCCTAGGTTGATGGATTCATTTTTATGCCACTACTGTAGTCTTTGGATGAGTGGAGGTGTTACATGTAATTTGAAATTGGGGAGTGTGTGGCCTCCAGTTGAGTTTGTATTCCCTAGAATTGCTTTGCATATTCAGGTTCCTTGGGTCTTCAGTGGATCCATGTGAACATTTAGCCGTGTATTGTTAACATTgcataaaatgtttgttttacaCTTCATGTCCAGAATTAGGGGTGCCTTAGGACATTGTGATACTTGTTTGTATACCTTGAGTATGGATAAAATCAGGGAGTTTCCCATGCTTGTGACCACGTGCAAGTTTGATATCTTCGATGTGTGAACATTCAGTATCCTCCTTGGTAGCTACTTTGAAAACGGCATAACCATATGGTTAAGTATCATCGCCCTGCTTTGGAGTGGAATACCAGAATGTATTCCTCTCCTGTAACTCTCTGTGTACCTATTGCCAATCCTTGAGGTCCTGTCCTCCACCTAGTCTGTGGTGACCACTACTGTATTTTCACCTTCAGTGAGTTAAAGTTTTCagctcccacatgagtgagaacatgcgggcTTGGTCTTTGTCTGCCTTTCTGATGTGATTGAACAGAATATCTGCAGGTGCAGCCATGTTGCTGGAAATGATAGGATTCCATGAATTTTGATGGCATAAAAGTATTCCATCCTGTCTGTGTACCAGAGATTCT includes the following:
- the LOC139358651 gene encoding aspartate-rich protein 1-like isoform X4; this encodes MGCILTCCINSSCSWCRGKVAPCYESVIYEAVAAATSASTTVEPGKLDVGATEGHELQHIGNQKMPTGPPEDSLSLKSLPTSEEDNDDAQILPSPVLAFSMDNLSLVCLPPSEDDDWGDDDDDDDDGDDDVQVLPARPEDGLFLRCSPQCKDEDDDDGDVDCDDDDDDDDVQIGAWKGNEIGFHHFGQAGLKLLTSRGPPNSVSETAGSTGVSHSTWPHCIF
- the LOC139358651 gene encoding aspartate-rich protein 1-like isoform X2 codes for the protein MNLKTLHCSWCRGKVAPCYESVIYEAVAAATSASTTVEPGKLDVGATEGHELQHIGNQKMPTGPPEDSLSLKSLPTSEEDNDDAQILPSPVLAFSMDNLSLVCLPPSEDDDWGDDDDDDDDGDDDVQVLPARPEDGLFLRCSPQCKDEDDDDGDVDCDDDDDDDDVQIGAWKGNDLMLESISDVETHSEIGFHHFGQAGLKLLTSRGPPNSVSETAGSTGVSHSTWPHCIF
- the LOC139358651 gene encoding aspartate-rich protein 1-like isoform X3, translating into MNLKTLHWCRGKVAPCYESVIYEAVAAATSASTTVEPGKLDVGATEGHELQHIGNQKMPTGPPEDSLSLKSLPTSEEDNDDAQILPSPVLAFSMDNLSLVCLPPSEDDDWGDDDDDDDDGDDDVQVLPARPEDGLFLRCSPQCKDEDDDDGDVDCDDDDDDDDVQIGAWKGNDLMLESISDVETHSEIGFHHFGQAGLKLLTSRGPPNSVSETAGSTGVSHSTWPHCIF
- the LOC139358651 gene encoding aspartate-rich protein 1-like isoform X7; protein product: MNLKTLQLDRGTLAMGISCQGNDCVFLISPYPRGPPEDSLSLKSLPTSEEDNDDAQILPSPVLAFSMDNLSLVCLPPSEDDDWGDDDDDDDDGDDDVQVLPARPEDGLFLRCSPQCKDEDDDDGDVDCDDDDDDDDVQIGAWKGNDLMLESISDVETHSEIGFHHFGQAGLKLLTSRGPPNSVSETAGSTGVSHSTWPHCIF
- the LOC139358651 gene encoding aspartate-rich protein 1-like isoform X1, producing MGCILTCCINSSCSWCRGKVAPCYESVIYEAVAAATSASTTVEPGKLDVGATEGHELQHIGNQKMPTGPPEDSLSLKSLPTSEEDNDDAQILPSPVLAFSMDNLSLVCLPPSEDDDWGDDDDDDDDGDDDVQVLPARPEDGLFLRCSPQCKDEDDDDGDVDCDDDDDDDDVQIGAWKGNDLMLESISDVETHSEIGFHHFGQAGLKLLTSRGPPNSVSETAGSTGVSHSTWPHCIF
- the LOC139358651 gene encoding aspartate-rich protein 1-like isoform X5 codes for the protein MGCILTCCINSSCSWCRGKVAPCYESVIYEAVAAATSASTTVEPGKLDVGATEGHELQHIGNQKMPTGPPEDSLSLKSLPTSEEDNDDAQILPSPVLAFSMDNLSLVCLPPSEDDDWGDDDDDDDDGDDDVQVLPARPEDGLFLRCSPQCKDEDDDDGDVDCDDDDDDDDVQIGAWKGNDLMLESISDVETHSGRELRASKNPMGKVSQEPPGYPC
- the LOC139358651 gene encoding aspartate-rich protein 1-like isoform X10; this encodes MGCILTCCINSSCSWCRGKVAPCYESVIYEAVAAATSASTTVEPGKLDVGATEGHELQHIGNQKMPTGPPEDSLSLKSLPTSEEDNDDAQILPSPVLAFSMDNLSLVCLPPSEDDDWGDDDDDDDDGDDDVQVLPARPEDGLFLRCSPQCKDEDDDDGDVDCDDDDDDDDVQIGAWKGNGMYHEITHFPREKLASFIV
- the LOC139358651 gene encoding aspartate-rich protein 1-like isoform X6, which gives rise to MRLTRSAISDEHSEPGKLDVGATEGHELQHIGNQKMPTGPPEDSLSLKSLPTSEEDNDDAQILPSPVLAFSMDNLSLVCLPPSEDDDWGDDDDDDDDGDDDVQVLPARPEDGLFLRCSPQCKDEDDDDGDVDCDDDDDDDDVQIGAWKGNDLMLESISDVETHSEIGFHHFGQAGLKLLTSRGPPNSVSETAGSTGVSHSTWPHCIF
- the LOC139358651 gene encoding aspartate-rich protein 1-like isoform X13; protein product: MRLTRSAISDEHSGPPEDSLSLKSLPTSEEDNDDAQILPSPVLAFSMDNLSLVCLPPSEDDDWGDDDDDDDDGDDDVQVLPARPEDGLFLRCSPQCKDEDDDDGDVDCDDDDDDDDVQIGAWKGNDLMLESISDVETHSEIGFHHFGQAGLKLLTSRGPPNSVSETAGSTGVSHSTWPHCIF
- the LOC139358651 gene encoding aspartate-rich protein 1-like isoform X8, which gives rise to MGCILTCCINSSCSWCRGKVAPCYESVIYEAVAAATSASTTVEPGKLDVGATEGHELQHIGNQKMPTGPPEDSLSLKSLPTSEEDNDDAQILPSPVLAFSMDNLSLVCLPPSEDDDWGDDDDDDDDGDDDVQVLPARPEDGLFLRCSPQCKDEDDDDGDVDCDDDDDDDDVQHALSTAILRHFPEYQFSSLDEALCICISN
- the LOC139358651 gene encoding aspartate-rich protein 1-like isoform X12, producing the protein MGISCQGNDCVFLISPYPRGPPEDSLSLKSLPTSEEDNDDAQILPSPVLAFSMDNLSLVCLPPSEDDDWGDDDDDDDDGDDDVQVLPARPEDGLFLRCSPQCKDEDDDDGDVDCDDDDDDDDVQIGAWKGNDLMLESISDVETHSEIGFHHFGQAGLKLLTSRGPPNSVSETAGSTGVSHSTWPHCIF
- the LOC139358651 gene encoding aspartate-rich protein 1-like isoform X9, whose amino-acid sequence is MGCILTCCINSSCSWCRGKVAPCYESVIYEAVAAATSASTTVEPGKLDVGATEGHELQHIGNQKMPTGPPEDSLSLKSLPTSEEDNDDAQILPSPVLAFSMDNLSLVCLPPSEDDDWGDDDDDDDDGDDDVQSLTQLARPECSGAISAPSPGLNEFSCHNLPSSWDYTHVSPCPANFCIVSGDGVSACWPDWSRTPDLR
- the LOC139358651 gene encoding aspartate-rich protein 1-like isoform X11, with protein sequence MNLKTLHCSWCRGKVAPCYESVIYEAVAAATSASTTVEPGKLDVGATEGHELQHIGNQKMPTGPPEDSLSLKSLPTSEEDNDDAQVLPARPEDGLFLRCSPQCKDEDDDDGDVDCDDDDDDDDVQIGAWKGNDLMLESISDVETHSEIGFHHFGQAGLKLLTSRGPPNSVSETAGSTGVSHSTWPHCIF